TATCCGCCGTTCCGACTGGACCAAGGTGGTAGCTGACGCACGGTAATTCGTTGTTTCCGTACGTGTATCGGTTCGGGATGCCGCTCTTCGACCGGACGTTTTACAACCGGTATCGACGAGAGGCGATGAGCCACGCGGTCGGCCGATTGCTGATGGTCGGTGTCGGTCCCGGAACCGATTTGCGGTTTATTCCGCCCGCGGTGACGTCGGTCGCCGCCGTGGAGCCGGTGGCGGCGTTTCGGCGGATGGCTGCCGCGCTAGCGCGCCGCCACCACATCGCGGTTGACGTCGTCGACGGGGTTGGCGAGTCGATTCCCTTCCCGGACAACAGTTTCGACTCGGTACACATCGGCCTGGTGCTGTGCTCAGTCGACGACGTGGCCGCCACGCTCGCCGAAATCCGGCGGGTGCTGGTACCGGCGGGCAGGTTGGTGGTGCTCGAGCACGTCCGCGGTGACGGCACGATGGGCCGGTTTCAGGACCTGATCGCAATGCCCTGGTCTCGGTTGGCGTGCGGCTGCGAGCCGAACCGCCGAACGATCGACGCCATTGCCGCGGCCGGATTCGACACCAGCGGACTGCGCAGCATTCCCCGGACCCTGGTGCCGCCGCCCTGCACACCTCATCTGCAAGGATTCGCCACCCTGGCCGACGAATAATGCCGCACATTTATTTTGTCGGCATCTTGAACATTTCGCTTGCCGGGGTATAAAATCAAGGTCTAATTTCTTGGCGTGGGGGCAGCCGCCGAAATACGTGTCGACAAAAAGGGGGTCGGTGATCATGAATTTCTCGCTGTTACCGCCGGAGGTCAATTCGGCACGGCTGTTTTCTGGTGCCGGTTCGGCCCCAATGGTCGCGGCCGCCGCGGCCTGGAATGGATTGGCAGACGAACTGGCCGGTGCGGCGGCGTCATTTTCGTCGGTGACGGCGGGGCTGTTGGGCCAGGCGTGGCAGGGTCCGGCGTCCGCGGCGATGGCGGCCGCGGCGGCCCCCTATACGGAGATGCTGAGCGCGGCGGCGGGTCGGGCGACGGGGGCGGCCGTGCAGGCGCAGGCGGTGGTCGACGCGTTCGAGGCCGCGCGGACGGCGACGATTCATCCGCTGGCTGTGGCGGCCAACCGGAACGGGTTGGCGCAGTTGATATTGTCGAATTTCTTTGGGCAGAACGCGCCGTCGATCGCGGCCGTCGAGGCCGAGTACGAGGAGATGTGGGCGCAGGATGTGTCCGCGATGGCGGGCTATCATGCCGGCGCAGCGGCGGCAGCAGCGCAGCTGGAGCCATGGCTGCAATCGCTGCACGATCTGGCAAGCCGGCTCGCCGCGACCCTGGGTCTCAGCCCGGTCACCAATCCCGTGGCCGGCGACCCCGATTTGATGAGTCAAACCACCAATTTCGGCTTGTTCACCAGCACGGCTCTTGCTGACCCTGACGACAATGATTTCGTCGGACTCGTTATTTCGAGTCCACTCTTCACCAATACATTGACTTCCGGGTTTGAGCCCACATTAGGTCTGGGCGCCCCCGGGCAGACGATAAACACCTTTCAAAGCCCGGTCTTGCCTTTCTTGAACAGTTCGCTCGCCCTTCCTGTCACGGATCCTTTGGCGCCTTTGTTTACGGCACTTCTTCCCCTTGGTTTCTGACTATTCGAGTCCGACTGCTTCGATGATGTTCAGCCGCGAGGCGCGCACTGCGGGTGGCAACGAGCCAAGCAGGCTGACCGCCACCGCGCCGATCGTCAACACGGGTGCCATGGGGCCCGGCCGGAAGCCAACCCCGAAATTCATGACGTCTGCGCTGACGAGGCTGTACAGCCACTGGTCGGTCAGTCCGAACGCAAGCCCCGCGACCCCACCGACAACACCGATGCCCGCCGCCTCGGCCAACACCATCTGCGCCGTGAAGCGCCGACTGCAGCCCATTGCCCGCAGCACCCCGATCTCCCGGCGCCGTTCCAGCACCGACAGTGTCAAAGTGTTGAGCAGCGCCACCGCGGCCACGAAGACCACGATGATCCAGACGGCGTCGGCGATGAACATACTCTGATGCAGTGGGGCTTCGGCGCCCGCCAGCGCCGCGCGACCGTCGTAAACGTAGCCGGGTGGCGGCACCACGCGTCGCACAGTGTCCGACAAGCGATGTCGATCAACGCCCGGGGCCGCGGTGATCTGGAGCGTGGTCGCCGCCGGCCGGTCGAACCAGGACCGCATCTGATCGAGGCTCATCCCCACCGTGCCGATGACGGTGGAGAAGTACGGTACCAGCGCCAACACGGTTGGCCGTTGCCGTCCGTGCGGGGTGTCCAACGGCAGCTCATCTCCGACCCGCACCCGCAGAGCCGCACCCAGATTCCGGGTGAGCACCACACCCCGCCCGGCCAGCACCTCGTCGCGCACCCGAAAATCCAGCGCGCGGTAGAGCGAATCGGCGGTTCCGGGGGAAAACCCGTCGAGCAGCACCCGGGTACCGCCCACCACGGCAAACGCAGCCGCTCCCTCGGTAACACGGGCGACGCCGGGCACCGCGGCGACCTGTTCGGAAAGGCCTTGCGGCAGTGGGCCGGTAGGGTATCTGTCCGGTGGATCTGCGCTCACCCACACGTCGACGTCGGCCACCGGAGCGAAGATTTCCCGCGCGGACGAGATCATGTCGGAGTTGGCGCCGGTGATCACCGTCGT
The nucleotide sequence above comes from Mycobacterium pseudokansasii. Encoded proteins:
- a CDS encoding class I SAM-dependent methyltransferase, coding for MPLFDRTFYNRYRREAMSHAVGRLLMVGVGPGTDLRFIPPAVTSVAAVEPVAAFRRMAAALARRHHIAVDVVDGVGESIPFPDNSFDSVHIGLVLCSVDDVAATLAEIRRVLVPAGRLVVLEHVRGDGTMGRFQDLIAMPWSRLACGCEPNRRTIDAIAAAGFDTSGLRSIPRTLVPPPCTPHLQGFATLADE